The Pseudomonas triclosanedens genome has a window encoding:
- a CDS encoding TonB-dependent receptor codes for MSSRLHFPFSTPRRLRAPDYAVVLLLALGGALPALADETDEEATATTAATTSASPAKADATLGKVTVTARRREEDSQKVPTPITVLGGETLESQRIYKVQDLQQVLPSVNVAFIHARQSSIAVRGIGNNPASDGLEGSAGVYLDNVYLGRPGMAVFDLLDIEQLELLRGPQGTLFGKNTTAGVLNISTRAPTFTPERSVEVSGGQEGYFQGKGTVSGALTDTVAGRVSAYRTRDDGYIKNIHDDNYLNGGERQGIRGQLLFKPNDDFDLRWINDYNEEDSSNGSMVVYGAADRFWQRAAAVGASPIRDPDRHKVNINSRQSVSVHQGGSSVEANWNLNGGFKLTSISAYRYWHFTPANDEQLNVSAINNTGVEVHDRQFSQEIRLASPTGGAFDYVLGAYAFNQNLGNKTFTDYGPLADRYLLGSNLNALNNTYTKANGKIETDSFALFAQGTWHLTDKLDFTAGLRGTYEEKDAKVQRFSPVGGAPVTGAAAAVRRNQLGAYDSGDLSLYSFAPSALLSLSYQFNNDLLGYASLSHGEKSGGVNLAVASAPTAGADSLLVGPERANDAELGIKSTLFDNRLQLNANIFWTGIHGYQATTLYQPAGSTQLVSVLSNAGSVRSRGLEWEATALPLRGLTLNFNGSYNDVTYLSFKDAPCPAEVATQPGAPASCDLTGERVVGASKWIANFNGEYAWNLDGGVRPYVTGSYAYRSEAEGTLDNSDLSKIDGYGLVNLSAGLRKDIGDGQLDASIWLKNAFDKDYYLAAFASINGSYTASVGQPRTLGASVRYDF; via the coding sequence ATGAGTTCGAGACTGCACTTCCCCTTCTCCACCCCGCGCCGCCTGCGGGCGCCGGATTACGCCGTGGTCCTGCTGCTGGCGCTGGGCGGCGCGTTGCCGGCCCTCGCCGACGAGACCGACGAGGAAGCCACTGCCACCACGGCGGCCACTACCAGTGCCTCGCCCGCGAAGGCCGATGCCACGCTGGGCAAGGTGACGGTCACCGCCCGCCGCCGCGAGGAAGACTCGCAGAAGGTACCGACGCCGATCACCGTGCTCGGCGGCGAGACGCTGGAAAGCCAGCGCATCTACAAGGTGCAGGATCTGCAGCAGGTGCTGCCGAGCGTCAACGTCGCCTTCATCCACGCGCGCCAGTCGAGCATCGCGGTGCGCGGCATCGGCAACAACCCTGCCAGTGACGGCCTGGAAGGCAGCGCCGGGGTCTATCTGGACAACGTTTACCTCGGCCGCCCCGGCATGGCGGTGTTCGACCTGCTGGACATCGAGCAGCTCGAACTGCTGCGTGGCCCGCAGGGCACGCTATTCGGCAAGAACACCACCGCCGGCGTGCTGAACATCAGCACCCGTGCGCCAACCTTCACTCCCGAGCGCAGCGTCGAGGTATCCGGTGGCCAGGAAGGCTACTTCCAGGGCAAGGGCACCGTTTCCGGCGCGCTGACCGACACCGTGGCGGGCCGGGTGTCGGCCTACCGCACCCGCGACGACGGCTACATCAAGAACATCCACGACGACAACTACCTCAATGGCGGCGAGCGCCAGGGCATCCGTGGTCAGTTGCTGTTCAAGCCCAACGACGATTTCGACCTGCGCTGGATCAACGACTACAACGAGGAAGACTCCAGCAACGGCAGCATGGTGGTGTACGGCGCCGCCGACCGTTTCTGGCAGCGCGCAGCGGCAGTGGGCGCATCGCCCATCCGCGACCCGGACCGGCACAAGGTCAACATCAACAGCCGGCAGAGCGTCAGCGTGCACCAGGGCGGCAGCTCGGTGGAGGCCAACTGGAACCTCAACGGCGGCTTCAAGCTGACCTCGATCAGCGCCTACCGTTATTGGCACTTCACGCCGGCCAACGATGAGCAGCTCAACGTTTCGGCGATCAACAACACCGGCGTGGAAGTGCATGACCGCCAGTTCTCCCAGGAGATCCGTCTGGCCTCGCCGACCGGCGGAGCCTTCGACTACGTGCTGGGTGCCTATGCGTTCAACCAGAACCTGGGCAACAAGACCTTCACCGACTATGGCCCATTGGCTGATCGCTACCTGCTCGGCAGCAATCTCAACGCGCTGAACAACACCTACACCAAGGCCAACGGCAAGATCGAGACCGACAGTTTCGCGCTGTTCGCCCAGGGCACCTGGCACCTCACCGACAAGCTGGACTTCACCGCCGGCCTGCGCGGCACCTACGAGGAGAAGGACGCCAAGGTGCAGCGCTTCTCCCCGGTGGGTGGCGCTCCGGTGACAGGCGCGGCGGCGGCTGTGCGGCGCAATCAGTTGGGCGCCTACGACTCCGGCGATCTCAGCCTGTACAGCTTCGCCCCGTCGGCGCTGCTCAGCCTGAGCTACCAGTTCAACAACGATCTGCTCGGCTACGCCTCGCTGTCCCACGGCGAGAAGTCCGGCGGGGTGAACCTGGCCGTGGCCAGTGCACCGACCGCTGGTGCGGATTCGCTGCTGGTCGGGCCGGAGCGCGCCAACGACGCCGAGCTTGGGATCAAGTCGACCCTGTTCGACAACCGCCTGCAGCTCAACGCCAACATCTTCTGGACCGGCATCCACGGCTACCAGGCCACCACGCTGTACCAGCCGGCTGGCTCGACCCAACTGGTGTCGGTGCTCTCCAACGCCGGCAGCGTGCGCTCGCGCGGCCTGGAGTGGGAGGCCACGGCACTGCCGCTGCGCGGCCTGACACTGAACTTCAACGGCTCCTACAACGACGTGACCTACCTGTCGTTCAAGGACGCTCCGTGCCCGGCGGAGGTTGCCACCCAGCCCGGCGCGCCAGCCAGTTGCGACCTCACCGGCGAGCGCGTGGTCGGTGCGTCGAAGTGGATTGCCAACTTCAACGGCGAGTACGCCTGGAACCTTGATGGTGGCGTTCGCCCGTACGTGACCGGCAGCTATGCGTACCGCTCCGAAGCCGAGGGCACGCTGGACAACTCCGACCTCTCGAAGATCGACGGCTACGGTCTGGTGAACCTCTCCGCCGGCCTGCGCAAGGACATCGGCGACGGCCAACTGGATGCCTCGATCTGGCTGAAGAACGCCTTCGACAAGGACTACTACCTGGCCGCCTTCGCCAGCATCAACGGCTCCTACACCGCTTCGGTGGGGCAGCCGCGCACGCTGGGCGCCTCGGTCCGTTACGACTTCTGA
- a CDS encoding TauD/TfdA dioxygenase family protein: MSNAAQAIAQHSVELDIHPVAGRIGAEIRGVTLSGDLEAATVEAIQAALVKHKVIFFRGQSQLDDQGQEAFAKLLGEPVAHPTVPVQEGTSYLLELDGAQGRRANSWHTDVTFVDAYPKASILRSVLAPEAGGDTVWANTATAYDDLPAELKALADSLWAVHSNEYDYAGVRPSVDPARLEEYRKIFTSTLYETEHPVVRVHPVSGERTLLLGHFVKRLKGFSQHDSAHLFAVLQSHVTRLENTVRWRWQAGDVAIWDNRATQHYAVDDYGTQPRIVRRVTLAGEVPVGVDGQRSRTTRKA, translated from the coding sequence ATGAGCAATGCAGCACAAGCCATCGCGCAACACAGCGTTGAACTCGATATTCATCCGGTCGCCGGCCGCATTGGCGCGGAGATTCGAGGCGTTACCCTCTCCGGCGATCTGGAGGCCGCCACTGTCGAGGCCATCCAGGCCGCGCTGGTGAAGCACAAGGTCATCTTCTTCCGTGGCCAGAGCCAGCTCGACGACCAGGGCCAGGAAGCCTTCGCCAAGCTGCTCGGCGAGCCGGTGGCGCACCCCACGGTGCCGGTACAGGAAGGCACCAGCTACCTGCTGGAGCTGGACGGCGCCCAGGGCCGCCGCGCCAATTCCTGGCACACCGACGTGACCTTCGTGGACGCCTATCCGAAGGCCTCGATCCTGCGCAGCGTGCTGGCGCCCGAGGCTGGTGGCGACACCGTCTGGGCCAACACCGCGACCGCCTACGACGACCTGCCGGCCGAGCTCAAGGCGCTGGCCGACTCGCTCTGGGCGGTGCACAGCAACGAGTACGACTACGCCGGTGTACGTCCCAGCGTCGACCCCGCACGCCTGGAGGAGTACCGCAAGATCTTCACCTCGACCCTCTACGAAACCGAGCACCCGGTGGTGCGCGTGCACCCGGTGAGTGGCGAGCGGACGCTGCTGCTGGGCCATTTCGTCAAGCGCCTGAAGGGTTTCTCGCAGCATGACTCGGCGCATCTGTTCGCCGTGCTGCAGAGCCACGTCACGCGCCTGGAGAACACCGTGCGCTGGCGCTGGCAGGCGGGCGACGTAGCGATCTGGGACAACCGCGCGACCCAGCACTACGCCGTTGACGACTACGGCACCCAGCCGCGCATCGTGCGCCGCGTGACGCTGGCCGGCGAGGTGCCGGTGGGCGTGGACGGGCAACGCAGCCGGACAACCAGGAAGGCTTGA
- a CDS encoding TauD/TfdA dioxygenase family protein, with product MTQSTALKQSTPETFAIVPLDAPLGAEVRGLDASQPLTPEQILAIKQAHREHHILIFRNQQLDDAQYLRFATLFGAVFQPPADIPVLSSGADGKAPDIVKVANTGDGELGNFALPAHVDHQWTPVPSSGSFLYALEVPRTGGETLFTNLARAYDSLDDATRAQIDDLRLINYNPFIRLKSGGYNGGFVRYRTPDIEPIQGTEHPLVRTHPESGKRVLFLSVHTEVEIPGYDPQQGAALVERLREHLQQPELSYTHKWEVGDIVWWDNQATLHARNAFPASERRRLKRISLSGSRPF from the coding sequence ATGACCCAGTCCACCGCTCTCAAGCAATCCACTCCCGAAACCTTCGCCATCGTGCCTCTCGACGCCCCGCTGGGTGCCGAAGTTCGTGGCCTGGACGCCAGCCAGCCGCTCACTCCCGAGCAGATCCTGGCGATCAAGCAGGCCCATCGCGAACACCACATCCTGATCTTCAGGAATCAGCAGCTCGACGACGCCCAGTATCTGCGCTTCGCCACTCTGTTCGGCGCGGTGTTCCAGCCGCCGGCTGACATTCCGGTGCTGTCTTCCGGTGCCGACGGCAAGGCGCCGGACATCGTCAAGGTGGCCAATACCGGCGATGGTGAGCTGGGCAACTTCGCCCTGCCGGCGCATGTCGATCACCAATGGACGCCGGTGCCGTCGTCCGGTTCGTTCCTCTATGCGCTGGAAGTGCCGAGGACCGGCGGAGAAACGCTGTTCACCAACCTGGCCCGTGCCTACGATTCGCTGGATGATGCCACCCGGGCGCAGATCGACGACCTGCGGCTGATCAACTACAACCCCTTCATCCGCCTGAAGAGCGGCGGCTACAACGGTGGCTTCGTGCGCTATCGCACGCCGGACATCGAGCCGATCCAGGGCACCGAGCACCCGTTGGTGCGCACCCATCCGGAAAGCGGCAAGCGCGTGCTGTTCCTCTCTGTGCACACCGAGGTGGAAATCCCCGGGTACGATCCACAGCAGGGCGCGGCGCTGGTCGAGCGGCTGCGCGAGCACCTGCAGCAGCCGGAGCTGAGCTACACGCACAAGTGGGAAGTGGGCGACATCGTCTGGTGGGACAACCAGGCCACGCTGCATGCGCGCAACGCGTTCCCGGCCAGCGAACGGCGGCGCCTCAAGCGCATCAGCCTGAGTGGCAGCCGACCGTTCTAA
- a CDS encoding 8-oxoguanine deaminase — protein MSSPRLWLRNPLAIFTANDLDARGGIVVQDGRIVELVAAGQQPGTPCEQTFDASQHVLTPGLINTHHHFYQTLTRAWAPVVNQPLFPWLKTLYPVWARLTPEQLGVATKVALAELLLSGCTTAADHHYLFPDGLEQAIDVQAGVVQELGMRAMLTRGSMSLGEADGGLPPQQTVQSAEAILDDSQRLIREYHQRGEGAQVQIALAPCSPFSVTPEIMRASAELAEREDVRLHTHLAETLDEEDFCLQRFGQRTVDYLDSVGWLGPRTWLAHGIHFNDEEIRRLGEAGTGVCHCPSSNMRLASGICPTVALEEAGAPVGIGVDGSASNDASNMILEARQALYIQRLRYGAEKITPERALGWATRGSAKLIGRSDIGELAVGKQADLALFKLDELRFSGSHDPLSALLLCGADRADRIMIGGSWRVIGGEVEGLDLKRLIADHTQAARKLLGTL, from the coding sequence ATGTCTTCCCCGCGTCTCTGGCTGCGCAACCCGCTGGCCATCTTCACCGCCAACGATCTCGATGCCCGTGGCGGTATCGTCGTGCAGGACGGCCGCATCGTCGAACTGGTCGCCGCCGGCCAGCAGCCCGGCACTCCCTGCGAACAGACCTTCGACGCCAGCCAGCATGTGCTGACGCCCGGCCTGATCAACACCCACCACCACTTCTACCAGACGCTCACCCGCGCCTGGGCGCCGGTGGTGAACCAGCCGCTGTTCCCCTGGCTGAAGACCCTCTACCCGGTATGGGCGCGCCTGACGCCCGAGCAACTCGGCGTGGCCACCAAGGTCGCCCTGGCCGAGCTGCTGCTCTCGGGCTGCACTACCGCCGCCGACCACCACTACCTGTTCCCCGATGGCCTGGAGCAGGCCATCGACGTACAGGCCGGCGTGGTCCAGGAACTGGGCATGCGCGCCATGCTCACCCGTGGCTCGATGAGCCTCGGCGAAGCCGACGGCGGCCTGCCGCCGCAGCAGACCGTGCAGAGCGCCGAGGCTATCCTCGACGACAGCCAGCGCCTGATCCGCGAGTATCACCAGCGCGGCGAAGGTGCCCAGGTGCAGATCGCCCTGGCGCCCTGCTCGCCGTTCTCGGTGACACCGGAAATCATGCGCGCCAGCGCCGAGCTGGCCGAGCGCGAAGACGTACGCCTGCACACCCACCTCGCCGAAACCCTGGATGAAGAAGACTTCTGCCTGCAACGCTTCGGCCAGCGCACCGTGGACTACCTGGACAGTGTCGGCTGGCTCGGTCCACGTACCTGGCTGGCCCACGGCATCCACTTCAACGATGAGGAAATCCGCCGTCTGGGCGAAGCCGGCACCGGCGTCTGCCACTGCCCCAGCTCGAACATGCGCCTGGCCTCGGGCATCTGCCCGACCGTGGCCCTGGAGGAAGCCGGCGCGCCAGTAGGCATCGGCGTGGACGGCTCGGCCTCCAACGACGCCTCCAACATGATTCTCGAAGCCCGCCAGGCCCTGTACATCCAGCGCCTGCGCTATGGCGCCGAGAAGATCACCCCGGAGCGCGCGCTGGGTTGGGCCACCAGGGGTTCGGCGAAGCTGATCGGTCGCAGCGACATTGGCGAGCTGGCGGTGGGCAAGCAGGCCGACCTCGCACTGTTCAAGCTGGACGAGCTGCGCTTCTCCGGCAGCCACGATCCGCTCTCCGCGCTGTTGCTGTGCGGTGCCGACAGGGCCGACCGGATCATGATCGGCGGCAGCTGGCGCGTCATCGGCGGCGAAGTCGAGGGCCTCGACCTCAAGCGCCTGATCGCCGACCACACCCAGGCTGCGCGCAAGCTGCTGGGCACTCTGTAA
- a CDS encoding SDR family oxidoreductase has protein sequence MNTPKSALIIGASRGLGLGLVRELLERGWEVAATVRDAANAGELATLPVRVESLVLDDVHSQDRLAEALAGSRFDLVYINAGIYGPAHQSAIDASLADVGQLFMVNAVAPLRLAERLLPRLDGERGVLAFMTSELGSVAGNESGGMALYRASKAALNSLTRSFVAGLGETGITVLNLHPGWVRTDMGGEAAPLDVPTSVKGLVEQVEGHAGRGGQFYLDYQGTTIDW, from the coding sequence ATGAACACCCCGAAATCCGCACTGATCATCGGCGCCTCGCGCGGCCTTGGCCTTGGCCTGGTGCGCGAATTGCTGGAGCGTGGCTGGGAGGTCGCCGCCACCGTGCGCGATGCCGCCAACGCCGGAGAGCTGGCCACACTGCCAGTGCGCGTCGAATCGCTGGTGCTCGACGATGTGCACTCCCAGGATCGCCTGGCCGAAGCCCTCGCCGGCTCGCGCTTCGATCTCGTCTACATCAACGCCGGCATCTACGGCCCGGCGCACCAGTCGGCCATCGACGCCAGCCTCGCCGACGTCGGCCAACTGTTCATGGTCAACGCCGTGGCGCCGCTGCGCCTGGCCGAGCGCCTGCTGCCGCGCCTGGACGGCGAGCGCGGCGTCCTGGCGTTCATGACCTCCGAACTGGGCAGCGTGGCCGGCAACGAATCCGGCGGCATGGCGCTGTACCGCGCGAGCAAGGCGGCGCTGAACTCGCTGACCCGCAGCTTCGTCGCCGGGCTGGGCGAAACCGGCATCACCGTGCTCAATCTGCATCCGGGCTGGGTGCGCACCGACATGGGTGGCGAAGCCGCGCCGCTGGATGTTCCGACCAGCGTGAAGGGGCTCGTCGAGCAGGTCGAAGGCCACGCCGGCCGTGGCGGCCAGTTCTACCTGGACTACCAGGGAACGACGATCGACTGGTGA
- a CDS encoding MFS transporter codes for MDSASAISASAAPRTTSQRIKSIFSGSVGNLVEWYDWYVYAAFSLYFAKAFFPQGDMTAQLLNTAAIFAVGFLMRPIGGWLMGIYADRKGRKAALLASVLLMCFGSLIIALTPSYETIGVGAPILLVIARLLQGLSVGGEYGTSATYLSEMANKENRGFFSSFQYVTLISGQLIALAVLIVLQQTLTTEQLESWGWRVPFFIGALCAVVAMYLRRGMEETESFAKKKEEPKESLLRTLLRHPKEVLTVVGLTMGGTLAFYTYTTYMQKYLVNTVGMSKSDSTMISAATLFLFMLLQPIVGALSDKIGRRPILIAFGVLGTVFTYPILNTLHTIDTWWGAFFLIMAALVIVSGYTSINAVVKAELFPTEIRALGVGLPYALTVSIFGGTAEYVALWFKSIGMESGFYWYVTACIACSLLVYVTMKDTQKHSKITTD; via the coding sequence ATGGATAGCGCAAGCGCCATCTCCGCTTCTGCCGCACCCCGTACGACATCCCAGCGCATCAAGTCGATCTTCAGCGGTTCCGTCGGCAATCTGGTCGAGTGGTACGACTGGTACGTCTACGCCGCCTTCTCGCTGTACTTCGCCAAGGCGTTCTTCCCCCAGGGCGACATGACCGCCCAACTGCTGAACACCGCCGCTATCTTCGCCGTGGGCTTCCTGATGCGCCCGATCGGCGGCTGGCTGATGGGCATCTACGCCGACCGCAAGGGCCGCAAGGCGGCGCTGCTGGCCTCGGTACTGCTGATGTGCTTCGGCTCGCTGATCATCGCCCTGACCCCGAGCTACGAAACCATCGGCGTCGGCGCGCCGATCCTGCTGGTGATCGCGCGCCTGCTGCAGGGCCTGTCGGTCGGCGGCGAGTACGGCACCTCGGCGACCTATCTGAGCGAGATGGCCAACAAGGAGAACCGCGGGTTCTTCTCCAGCTTCCAGTACGTGACCCTGATCTCCGGCCAGCTCATCGCGCTGGCTGTGCTGATCGTTCTGCAGCAGACCCTCACCACCGAGCAACTGGAAAGCTGGGGCTGGCGTGTGCCGTTCTTCATCGGCGCGCTGTGCGCGGTCGTTGCCATGTACCTGCGTCGCGGCATGGAAGAGACCGAGTCCTTCGCCAAGAAGAAAGAAGAGCCCAAGGAAAGCCTGCTGCGTACCCTGCTGCGCCACCCCAAGGAAGTGCTCACCGTGGTCGGCCTGACGATGGGCGGCACCCTGGCCTTCTACACCTACACCACGTACATGCAGAAATACCTGGTGAACACGGTGGGGATGAGCAAGAGCGACTCGACGATGATCTCGGCAGCCACGCTGTTCCTGTTCATGCTGCTGCAGCCAATCGTCGGTGCGCTGTCGGACAAGATCGGCCGTCGCCCGATCCTGATCGCCTTCGGCGTGCTGGGCACCGTCTTCACCTACCCAATCCTCAATACCCTGCACACCATCGATACCTGGTGGGGCGCGTTCTTCCTGATCATGGCCGCGCTGGTGATCGTCAGCGGCTACACCTCGATCAACGCCGTGGTGAAGGCCGAGCTGTTCCCCACCGAGATCCGCGCCCTGGGCGTGGGCCTGCCGTACGCACTGACCGTGTCCATCTTCGGCGGCACCGCCGAGTACGTGGCGCTGTGGTTCAAGAGCATCGGCATGGAGAGCGGCTTCTACTGGTACGTCACCGCGTGCATCGCCTGCTCGCTGCTGGTTTACGTGACCATGAAAGACACCCAGAAGCACTCGAAGATCACCACCGACTGA
- a CDS encoding AraC family transcriptional regulator, translated as MAMNGQAPELQRLIPVLERLPRPVYARAERLRAGSWTGRHHHAWVQLSYAISGVLGVHTAEGSFFAPPQRAIWIPAYLEHEVVTSMQAEMRSLYIRDDACSWAADRCRVLEVTPLARELIKSFCELPVDYPQGDSPESRLVEVLLDQLRTLPEVAFSLPMPQEARLLQLCQALIDQPTDSQTLGDWAQRIGTSEKTLSRLFQRETGMTFRLWRQRQRLLASLGSLESGDSVTSAALDCGYDSTSAYIAAFKGLFGFTPGDLFRQR; from the coding sequence ATAGCGATGAACGGACAAGCCCCCGAATTGCAACGCCTCATTCCGGTGCTGGAGCGCCTGCCCCGCCCCGTGTACGCCCGTGCCGAGCGTTTGCGCGCCGGCTCCTGGACCGGCCGCCACCATCACGCCTGGGTGCAGTTGTCCTACGCCATCAGCGGTGTGCTCGGCGTACATACCGCCGAAGGCAGCTTCTTCGCCCCGCCACAACGGGCGATCTGGATCCCCGCCTACCTCGAACACGAAGTAGTCACCTCGATGCAGGCAGAGATGCGCAGCCTGTACATCCGCGACGACGCCTGCTCCTGGGCGGCGGATCGCTGCCGGGTGCTGGAAGTGACACCGCTGGCCCGCGAGCTGATCAAGAGCTTCTGCGAGCTGCCGGTGGACTACCCCCAGGGCGACAGTCCCGAGTCGCGCCTGGTGGAAGTGCTGCTGGACCAGCTGCGCACCCTGCCGGAGGTCGCCTTCTCCCTGCCGATGCCCCAGGAAGCACGCCTGCTGCAGCTATGCCAGGCCCTGATCGACCAGCCCACCGACTCCCAGACCCTGGGCGACTGGGCGCAACGCATCGGTACATCGGAAAAGACCCTGTCGCGCCTGTTCCAGCGCGAGACCGGCATGACCTTCCGCCTCTGGCGCCAGCGCCAGCGCCTGCTGGCGTCCCTCGGCTCGCTGGAGTCCGGCGACAGTGTCACCTCTGCCGCGCTGGACTGCGGCTATGACTCCACCTCGGCATACATCGCGGCCTTCAAGGGCCTGTTCGGCTTCACGCCCGGCGACCTGTTCCGCCAGCGGTAA
- a CDS encoding gamma-glutamyltransferase family protein: MLCFSAQDYPYPSQRSLTFARRGMVATSQPLAAQVGLDILRRGGNAIDAAIATAAALTVVEPTGCGIGGDAFALVWVKDRLYGLDASGHAPQALSVDAVRGAGHTTMPLYGWTPVTVPGCPAAWAELSRRFGRLPFAELLAPAIELASDGFPVSPVIAGLWQSGLDKFRAVQAQHPELAAWFDEFLLDGRAPFAGEIFANPAQAETLQALAESRCESFYRGELARTIAAHSERSGGYLRADDLAAYQPQWVEPISLNYRGYDVWEIPPSGQGLVALMALNILKGFDFGERDSPETWHRQLEAMKLAYADGRAYIAQPDCMRVSVADLLSDDYAASRRALIGARALEPHPGKPRAGGTVYLATADGEGNMVSFIQSNYHGFGSGVVVPGTGIALQNRGAEFSLDTQHVNCLRPGKKTFHTIIPGFLSRNGVPLGPFGVMGAYMQPQGHVQVVMNLVDFGLNPQAALDAPRWQWLGDKRVGIEHGAPRSLAAVLARHGHHVEVAHDLTSYGRGQIVLRDPVSGVLCGGTEPRTDGHIAVW; the protein is encoded by the coding sequence ATGCTCTGCTTTTCCGCCCAGGACTACCCTTACCCGTCGCAGCGCTCGCTGACGTTCGCCCGCCGTGGGATGGTCGCCACCTCGCAACCGCTGGCGGCGCAGGTCGGTCTGGATATCCTGCGCCGAGGCGGCAATGCCATCGACGCCGCCATCGCTACGGCGGCGGCGCTGACAGTGGTGGAGCCGACCGGTTGTGGCATCGGCGGCGACGCCTTCGCCCTGGTCTGGGTCAAGGATCGACTCTACGGCCTGGACGCCAGCGGTCATGCGCCGCAAGCCCTGAGCGTCGACGCGGTACGCGGCGCCGGACATACGACGATGCCGCTGTACGGCTGGACGCCGGTAACCGTGCCGGGCTGTCCGGCTGCCTGGGCGGAGCTGTCGCGGCGTTTCGGCCGCCTGCCGTTCGCCGAACTGCTGGCGCCGGCCATCGAGCTGGCGAGCGATGGCTTCCCGGTTTCTCCGGTGATTGCCGGGTTGTGGCAGAGCGGCCTGGACAAGTTCCGCGCGGTGCAGGCGCAGCACCCGGAGCTTGCGGCCTGGTTCGACGAATTCCTGCTCGACGGCCGTGCGCCCTTCGCCGGTGAGATATTCGCCAATCCGGCCCAGGCCGAGACGCTGCAGGCGCTTGCCGAAAGCCGCTGCGAAAGCTTCTACCGGGGTGAGCTGGCGCGGACCATCGCGGCGCATTCCGAACGCAGCGGGGGCTACCTGCGCGCCGATGATCTCGCCGCCTACCAGCCGCAGTGGGTCGAGCCGATTTCGCTGAACTACCGTGGCTATGACGTCTGGGAAATCCCGCCCAGCGGCCAGGGGCTGGTGGCGTTGATGGCGCTGAACATTCTCAAGGGCTTCGACTTCGGCGAACGCGACAGCCCGGAAACCTGGCATCGGCAACTGGAAGCGATGAAGCTTGCCTACGCCGATGGCCGCGCCTACATCGCCCAGCCAGACTGCATGCGCGTCAGCGTCGCCGATCTGCTCAGCGACGACTACGCCGCCAGCCGCCGCGCACTGATCGGCGCACGGGCACTGGAACCGCACCCGGGCAAGCCCAGGGCGGGCGGTACCGTCTACCTCGCCACCGCCGACGGCGAGGGCAACATGGTCTCGTTCATCCAGAGCAATTACCACGGCTTCGGCTCCGGCGTGGTGGTGCCCGGCACGGGCATCGCGCTGCAGAACCGGGGCGCCGAATTCAGCCTGGATACCCAGCACGTCAATTGCCTGCGTCCGGGCAAGAAGACCTTCCACACCATCATTCCCGGCTTCCTCAGCCGGAATGGCGTGCCGCTCGGGCCGTTCGGCGTGATGGGCGCCTACATGCAGCCGCAGGGCCATGTGCAGGTGGTGATGAACCTGGTGGATTTCGGCCTCAACCCGCAGGCCGCGCTGGATGCGCCGCGCTGGCAGTGGCTGGGTGACAAGCGCGTCGGCATCGAGCACGGTGCGCCGCGCAGCCTGGCGGCGGTGCTGGCGCGGCATGGGCACCATGTGGAGGTGGCCCATGACCTCACCAGCTATGGCCGTGGCCAGATCGTCCTGCGCGACCCGGTAAGCGGCGTCCTGTGCGGCGGCACCGAGCCGCGAACCGACGGGCACATCGCCGTCTGGTAA
- a CDS encoding outer membrane protein OmpK, whose protein sequence is MTRTLASLLLAGGLLSAGQALAGGEDLSPAPAVNDGPLIWHNESLTYLWGKNFRVNPPIQQTFTFESASAWTWGDIWFFVDQINYNGKEDSQNGKNTYYGEFSPRLSFGKITGADLSFGPVKDVLLATTYEFGEGDTEAYLVGPGFDLALPGFDYFQLNFYYRKPDGNRVPSGAWQITPAWAVTIPVGNSDILFDGFMDWVVNNKDASSSERGQSDYHANLHFNPQIKYDLGKAMGYEAKHLYVGVEYDYWSDKYGIKDSQYFRTDQNTVSALVKYHF, encoded by the coding sequence ATGACTCGCACTCTCGCATCCCTGCTGCTCGCCGGCGGGCTGCTCTCGGCTGGCCAGGCCCTGGCTGGCGGTGAAGACCTGAGCCCCGCGCCGGCCGTCAACGACGGCCCGCTGATCTGGCACAACGAAAGCCTGACCTACCTGTGGGGCAAGAACTTCCGCGTCAATCCGCCGATCCAGCAGACCTTCACCTTCGAGAGCGCGAGTGCGTGGACCTGGGGTGACATCTGGTTCTTCGTCGACCAGATCAACTACAACGGCAAGGAAGACAGCCAGAACGGCAAGAACACCTACTACGGCGAGTTCAGCCCGCGTCTGTCGTTCGGCAAGATCACCGGTGCCGACCTGTCCTTCGGTCCGGTCAAGGACGTGCTGCTGGCTACCACCTACGAGTTCGGCGAAGGCGATACCGAGGCCTATCTGGTCGGTCCGGGCTTCGACCTGGCGCTGCCGGGCTTCGACTACTTCCAGTTGAACTTCTACTACCGCAAGCCCGACGGCAACCGCGTTCCGTCCGGCGCCTGGCAGATCACGCCGGCCTGGGCCGTGACCATCCCGGTAGGCAACTCCGACATCCTGTTCGACGGCTTCATGGACTGGGTCGTCAACAACAAGGACGCCAGCTCCAGCGAGCGCGGCCAGAGCGATTACCACGCCAACCTGCACTTCAACCCGCAGATCAAGTACGACCTGGGCAAGGCAATGGGTTACGAAGCCAAGCACCTGTACGTGGGTGTGGAATACGACTACTGGTCCGACAAGTACGGCATCAAGGATTCCCAGTACTTCCGCACCGACCAGAACACCGTCAGCGCACTGGTCAAGTACCACTTCTGA